GTGAGGACGAAGCCGACCATTAGGTCGCTTCGGGGGTGATGGGGGCGGGTTATGTTGTAAGCCGGCAGCACTTCGATGGGGACACCCCGGACCGAGACCCGTGAGCCGGGGGCTACAGTCGTGACTTTGCCTGCAAGCTGATCGGCCACGTCGCGAGGGCAGACGACCTCAGTGGCCTCGCCCTGAATCGCGGCCACATCCTCGGCTGAGAAATGGTCGTAGTGGCTGTGGCTAATCAGGATAATGTCGGCCTCCTCGGTTGTCGTGAGCTTCCACGGGTCGATGTAGATGCGGGGCTCGCCGGAAATGAGAAAACTCGCGTGGCCGAGCCACCGTATCCGCTCCAGCATTTCTCCTCCTCCGGCTCTGCCAGGCTCAGGCCGCCACCCGCCTGCCGTCTTTCCGTGCGATGACCTCCTCGTAGCAGACCAGCATCGCCCGGCGGTGCTGCTCCCAGTCGTAGGGTCCGAGCGTCCGGTCGGAGACCTTGAAGACGGACGCAGGCTCTAGGGCCAGGGCGCGCTCAACGGCATTAGCCACCTCAGCCCGGTCCAGGGGGTCGCGGACCACCAGGCCGTTACCCCCCTCGACAATCGCCTCGATGGCCCCGTTGGCCGCGCTCGTCACCACCGGCAGCCCGCTTGAGAGCGCCTCTAGACAAGCGTTGCTGCATGGATCGTATAGTGTCGGCAGGCAGAAGAGATCGGCGGCTCCGTAGAGCGCCTCGACATCAGGCCGCTCGCCGAGAAACGCGACCCGCCCGGCTACGCCTCTCTCGGAGGCCACCCGTTGGTATGGTCCCGTCTCGCCGCGGCCGGCCACAGCCAGCCAGGCCTCAACGGCGCCGAGGTCGGCCACCGCGTGGATGGCAGCGGCGAGCCCCTTGCGCTTGAACCCGCCTCCAACGAATAGCACCAGGGGTGAGGAGGCTGGAACCCCAAGCTCCCGCCGGACCCGAGCTCTGAACCGCTCGCGGTTCGCCGGTTGAAATCGGTGGCGGTCCACACCTGTGTATATGACCCGCACGCGCTCGGGCGACACGCCGTAGTGGCGGAGAATCTCCTGGCGGCCCAGCTCGGCGTTGGCGATAATCATCGGGGTGGTCTTAAAGAGCTTCCGCTCGATGCTCAGGTAGTAGCGGTGGAGCGGGTTGGCGGCGATGCATAAATTTTTCAAGGGAGTCTCGGCCTTTGCCCGCTGGGCAAGCCACTCCCGGTGGCACCCATCGCCGGCCCGGTATATGTCCTGGCCGAGGGTGCGCTCGAAGCTGTGGACGATGTCGAACCTTTCGCGGTGCTTGAGCAAAAACCAGGAGACCGCACGGGCGAACCCCGCGGCGCGGATCAAAGAAAGCCCGCCAGGGCTTCGGAGCCGATAGGCGACGGCGCCGGGCGGCAGATCGGCCTCCTCGATGGTCCGGCCGATGAGGTGGACCTCGTGGCCCGCCTCCAGCAGTATTCGGGCCCATCCGAGGACCGTCCCTTCGGCGCCGCCTGCGCCTGCGCGGATGGTCTGGCGGATGAGGGCGACCTTCATGGACGTGTCTCCGGCGGTCTTAGGCAAGCGACCGGTCATGTCGGAGGACCTGGTCCAAGGCCTCGTCAACCTGCGGGATGACCTCCTCGGGGGTCAGGTCCTCGAGACAGTCGCTCCGCTTCGAGCCCCCACAGCCGTCCTGGCCGCAGGGCTGGCAGGCGTAGCCCTTGGTGATGACCCGGTGGCCCCTGCCCCATGGGGCCGTGTTGAGAGGCCCGGTGGGCCCGAAGATGGCGACCACGGGTGTACCCACGGCCGCCGCGATGTGCATCGGAGCCGTATCCCCGCTTACGAATAGCGTCGCCCTGGCGCTGATGGCGGCGAGCTGCTTAAGGGTCGTCCGGCCGACGAAGGATACGGGGCTCGTGTTGGTCCGGGCAAGAATCTGAGCGCAAAGGACCTTCTCGCGGTCGGCCGGCCCGCAGGTTACGGCCACGGCGCAGCCCCGCCCGGCCTGGAGGTGGTCGATGAGCCGGGCCATCCCTTCGACCGTCCAGCATTTGAATATCCAGCTACAGGTGGTGTGAACATGGACCAGGGGGACCTCACCGTCGACCCCGGCCTTGGCCAAGAAGCTATCTACGGCGGCGACGTCTTCGTGGCCGTAGGGTATCTCGAGAGCCAGATTGGACGTCTTCATTCCGAGGGCTCGGACGATGGAGAGGTTGTGCTCCACGTAGTGATCCTGCGGGT
This Nitrospinota bacterium DNA region includes the following protein-coding sequences:
- a CDS encoding MBL fold metallo-hydrolase gives rise to the protein MLERIRWLGHASFLISGEPRIYIDPWKLTTTEEADIILISHSHYDHFSAEDVAAIQGEATEVVCPRDVADQLAGKVTTVAPGSRVSVRGVPIEVLPAYNITRPHHPRSDLMVGFVLTLDGQRLYYAGDTDFTQEMAALGAIDVALLPVGGRYTMDAEEAAEAANTFRPRVAIPYHFGDIVGTRQDAERFAQSFTGETRILDEDGQP
- the rfaQ gene encoding putative lipopolysaccharide heptosyltransferase III, translating into MKPLPTERIRRILAVKLKKIGDVVMTVPALRAIRDTYPEAYLAVLVNSGTEAVLEGLDWIDEVIVFDRRSKRGRLWQRAARQLAFLKELRRRRFDLVIQMTKGDRGAIAALLSGARFRAGVDPEGRGFPGKRFLFTHLAPSPHPQDHYVEHNLSIVRALGMKTSNLALEIPYGHEDVAAVDSFLAKAGVDGEVPLVHVHTTCSWIFKCWTVEGMARLIDHLQAGRGCAVAVTCGPADREKVLCAQILARTNTSPVSFVGRTTLKQLAAISARATLFVSGDTAPMHIAAAVGTPVVAIFGPTGPLNTAPWGRGHRVITKGYACQPCGQDGCGGSKRSDCLEDLTPEEVIPQVDEALDQVLRHDRSLA
- a CDS encoding glycosyltransferase family 4 protein; amino-acid sequence: MKVALIRQTIRAGAGGAEGTVLGWARILLEAGHEVHLIGRTIEEADLPPGAVAYRLRSPGGLSLIRAAGFARAVSWFLLKHRERFDIVHSFERTLGQDIYRAGDGCHREWLAQRAKAETPLKNLCIAANPLHRYYLSIERKLFKTTPMIIANAELGRQEILRHYGVSPERVRVIYTGVDRHRFQPANRERFRARVRRELGVPASSPLVLFVGGGFKRKGLAAAIHAVADLGAVEAWLAVAGRGETGPYQRVASERGVAGRVAFLGERPDVEALYGAADLFCLPTLYDPCSNACLEALSSGLPVVTSAANGAIEAIVEGGNGLVVRDPLDRAEVANAVERALALEPASVFKVSDRTLGPYDWEQHRRAMLVCYEEVIARKDGRRVAA